The following coding sequences are from one Bacillus mycoides window:
- a CDS encoding non-ribosomal peptide synthetase: protein MGDVIDIYGLSPLQKGILFHTLYDQDDEHSFSYIVQVGFLLGGQLDVATFEKAWEYVIHRHEVLRSVFVWEEVEKPLQAVYQRLPFTIHQEDWSAHSHEEREKKLHQFLTADRRKGFLLDEAPLMRVTAIKEAEEETRIIWTHHHILLDGWSVSLVFSEVMEVYLKMIKGELLNLPKSLPYKKYIQWINKQDQSQAEEFWTEELKGFYAPTPLAMERKDQEQEKGYGECVYQISEELTENLQEWVRNSRLTLNTLVQGAWAYLMSKYSGESDIVFGITSSGRPTDLIGAENMVGLFINTLPTRIQLTDDTSVVDWLGKIQMKEMERRQYEHNSLVDIQGWSEVPRNSSLFHTLYVFENYPIQGKRNDDLRLLDVKSAEQTNYPLTLIVMPGKKITLKLMYDRSYFNGKTINRIQGHLLQILIQMTKSLDSKLFEITHLTVEEQTQLLEEWNNTQVKYSAEGMIHTVFEEQVKKNPEAIAAMYENEQITYRELDERANQLAHYLQKRGVGSESLVGVYMERSLQMMIALLGILKSGGAYVPLDPTYPESRLRYILEDAGIEVLVTEENSKNLYISEDVETICMNKDYTAIKKEESIPCISGVTGRSLAYVMYTSGSTGNPKGVMIEHHSVINYLEWMQHKYPLSEKDVVLQKTPFSFDVSVWELFWGIHVGASVSFLPRGGEKDPSIIAEVIKKHQVTIVQFVPSMLSVFLDHFNHIELNMNCSSVRHVFSGGEELSSGLVRRFQQKWNYSGQVKLTNFYGPTEATIYVNAFDIQPNQEFVSIGQPIQNTQLYVLDQNQRLQSIGIEGELYIGGAGLARGYLNRPNLTAEKFVSHPFRLGERLYRTGDSVRYLTDGNIEFIGRMDHQVKMRGFRIELGEIEATLEKCSFIKEAVVLVREDRPGDQRLVAYVISDGNTQEWREYLQNQLPNHMIPAHFVELEHFPLTPNGKIDRKALPAPDEQAIGDLNVLPRTPSEELIASVWGQVLGTENIGIQDSFFESGGHSLLATQIVSRLQELFQIKIPLRELFKHDTVEALAKRVDQLRKEDKKREVPPLVPMTREESIPLSYAQKRLWFIEQLMPNSAMYNIHAACRLTGKWSIEALESGWNQLFERHESLRTIILKQEGEPFQQVQSHVFRHISQTDLTDLSLEDREREMKRLIQNEAEEPFHFGQGPLIRARILKVDREEWVLLCTMHHIISDGWSMGILLEEWMAFYEGALSGKPVELKELSIQYADFVMWQKEWQKEENLDQHLQYWKEELSGELPVLQLPMDRPRPAVQTHRGASQSLTVANSLQEKLKDLSLQEGCTLFMTLMAAYQSFLSRYTGQDDILVGSPIANRNVKEIEGLIGFFANTLVYRADFSENPTFQELLSQVRKKALKAYEYQDIPFEKVVESVKPERNTSHSPIFQTMFTLQNTKQAFPQLSERNMELMESHASVAKFDLSLFASETEEGLSLTFEYNTDLFNDTTIERMASHFEHWLNQIVSHPKYLLSELNMLSKAEYKQLLEEWNESGVVDIQESTIHTLFEEQVKKTPEAIAVVCEDEELTYRELDERSNQLAHYLQKNGVACESLVGICVTRSSEMIVGLLGIMKAGGAYVPIDPAYPESRLQYILEDAQIKVLVTQEKLQQKMVITKSVAVICIDRDREEIEQEVTTVCTSEVTGDNLAYIIYTSGSTGNPKGVMIEHRNTVTMIHWAHHTYSQKELAGVLASTSLSFDLSVFEVFVPLTMGGKVIVAENALHLDKLSTKGVTLVNTVPSAAKELVRAKTIPSSVKVMNLAGEPLPYSLVQDLYERSTIEKVYNLYGPSEDTTYSTYMELEKGVMYRVPPIGKPVFNAEVYVLSAEQKMVPIGVVGELYIGGSGLVRGYLNRPDLTQDCFIPHPFKEGERVYRTGDLVRYLPDGNLEYLGRIDHQVKIRGFRIELGEIEATLQKHTLVNEVLVMVREDYLGDPRLIAYVVGDGDAHKWRDYLKDQLPNYMIPAYFVGLNAFPLTPNGKIDRKALPVPERQEIVRGYIAPRTLTEKTIVSIWHQVLGVENIGVQDSFFEIGGHSLLATQAVSNLKEAFGIELPLHDLFTFHTVQQLAKQIDQLFYNKNQEIQNDSKENVSLQDYIQKEAEVSNDEELLELLKQLEELSEEEAQGIFESNLVEEGVKK from the coding sequence ATGGGAGACGTTATAGATATATATGGATTATCACCTTTGCAAAAAGGAATATTGTTTCATACTTTATACGATCAAGATGATGAACATTCTTTTTCCTACATTGTACAAGTAGGCTTCTTGCTCGGGGGGCAATTGGATGTTGCTACTTTTGAAAAGGCTTGGGAATATGTTATTCATCGACATGAAGTTCTACGCTCAGTATTTGTGTGGGAGGAAGTAGAAAAACCTCTGCAAGCAGTTTACCAACGTCTTCCTTTTACTATTCATCAAGAGGATTGGAGTGCCCATTCGCATGAGGAGAGGGAGAAGAAATTACACCAGTTTTTGACTGCAGATCGTAGAAAAGGATTTTTATTGGATGAAGCACCGTTGATGAGAGTCACTGCGATTAAAGAAGCAGAAGAGGAAACGAGAATCATTTGGACACATCATCATATTTTGCTAGATGGGTGGAGTGTGTCATTGGTCTTTAGTGAAGTGATGGAAGTTTATCTCAAGATGATAAAGGGAGAATTGTTGAATCTTCCTAAATCTCTTCCTTATAAAAAATATATCCAGTGGATAAATAAACAAGATCAAAGTCAAGCAGAGGAATTTTGGACAGAAGAATTAAAGGGGTTTTATGCACCTACGCCATTAGCGATGGAAAGAAAGGATCAAGAACAGGAGAAGGGCTATGGAGAGTGTGTTTATCAGATATCTGAGGAACTCACTGAGAATTTACAAGAGTGGGTACGAAATAGTCGATTAACATTGAATACGTTAGTACAAGGCGCATGGGCCTATTTGATGAGTAAGTATAGCGGTGAAAGTGACATCGTATTTGGCATAACTAGCTCTGGACGTCCTACTGATTTGATAGGAGCAGAGAATATGGTAGGTCTATTTATTAACACATTACCTACGAGAATTCAATTAACGGATGATACATCAGTAGTAGATTGGCTTGGTAAAATACAGATGAAAGAAATGGAACGAAGACAATATGAGCATAATTCGTTGGTTGATATTCAAGGGTGGAGTGAGGTTCCGCGGAATAGTTCCTTATTTCATACCTTGTATGTGTTTGAAAATTATCCAATTCAAGGTAAGAGAAATGATGATTTAAGATTACTAGATGTTAAAAGCGCGGAACAAACAAATTATCCTTTAACACTCATTGTAATGCCCGGTAAGAAAATTACTTTAAAGTTGATGTATGATCGAAGCTATTTTAATGGAAAAACAATAAATCGGATTCAGGGTCACTTATTGCAAATATTAATTCAGATGACGAAGAGCTTAGATTCAAAACTCTTTGAAATTACTCATTTAACAGTGGAAGAGCAGACACAGTTACTAGAGGAATGGAATAATACTCAAGTAAAATATTCAGCTGAAGGCATGATTCATACGGTGTTTGAGGAGCAAGTCAAGAAAAATCCAGAAGCAATCGCAGCTATGTACGAAAATGAACAAATTACCTATAGAGAGTTGGATGAGCGTGCGAATCAGCTAGCACATTATTTACAAAAGCGTGGTGTAGGTTCAGAGTCTCTAGTCGGGGTATATATGGAACGTTCATTACAAATGATGATAGCGTTATTAGGTATTCTAAAATCAGGAGGGGCGTATGTTCCACTTGATCCTACTTATCCAGAGAGTCGGCTTCGTTATATATTAGAGGATGCTGGAATCGAAGTACTAGTGACGGAAGAAAATTCAAAAAATTTATATATATCTGAAGATGTTGAAACGATTTGTATGAATAAAGATTATACTGCAATTAAAAAAGAAGAATCAATCCCATGTATAAGTGGTGTAACAGGGAGAAGTTTAGCGTATGTTATGTATACTTCAGGATCTACAGGTAATCCAAAGGGAGTGATGATTGAGCATCATTCAGTAATCAATTACCTAGAATGGATGCAACATAAATATCCACTTTCTGAAAAGGATGTGGTCTTGCAGAAAACCCCATTCTCATTTGATGTATCTGTTTGGGAGTTATTTTGGGGTATTCACGTTGGAGCAAGTGTATCTTTCCTACCTCGAGGTGGAGAAAAAGATCCTTCTATTATAGCTGAAGTGATTAAAAAACATCAGGTTACTATAGTTCAATTTGTACCTTCGATGTTATCTGTTTTCTTAGATCACTTCAATCATATTGAATTGAACATGAATTGTTCGTCCGTACGCCATGTATTTTCTGGTGGAGAAGAACTAAGTTCAGGGTTAGTTAGACGATTTCAACAGAAATGGAATTATAGTGGACAAGTGAAATTAACCAACTTTTATGGACCAACTGAAGCCACTATTTATGTAAATGCATTTGATATTCAGCCTAATCAAGAATTTGTTTCTATTGGGCAGCCAATACAGAACACGCAATTATATGTATTAGACCAAAATCAACGCTTGCAATCAATAGGAATTGAGGGTGAGTTATATATTGGTGGTGCTGGTTTAGCACGTGGATACTTAAATCGTCCGAATCTTACTGCTGAAAAATTCGTTTCGCATCCATTTCGATTGGGGGAACGACTATATCGAACAGGAGATTCAGTAAGATATCTAACTGATGGAAATATAGAATTTATAGGTAGAATGGACCATCAAGTAAAAATGCGCGGTTTTAGGATTGAATTAGGAGAAATTGAAGCGACTTTAGAAAAATGTTCGTTTATTAAAGAGGCTGTCGTATTAGTTAGAGAAGACCGTCCAGGTGATCAACGATTGGTTGCATATGTAATAAGCGATGGAAATACCCAAGAGTGGAGAGAGTATTTACAAAACCAATTACCGAATCATATGATTCCAGCTCACTTTGTAGAGTTAGAACACTTCCCGCTTACTCCGAATGGGAAAATTGACCGAAAGGCCTTGCCAGCACCTGATGAGCAAGCTATTGGAGATTTAAATGTTCTACCTCGGACGCCATCGGAAGAGCTTATTGCCTCGGTTTGGGGTCAAGTGTTAGGAACAGAAAATATTGGTATTCAGGATTCCTTCTTTGAAAGTGGTGGGCACTCACTACTTGCTACTCAAATCGTCTCTCGATTGCAAGAATTGTTCCAAATCAAAATCCCATTACGTGAACTTTTCAAGCACGATACAGTGGAAGCATTAGCGAAACGAGTAGATCAGTTGCGCAAAGAAGATAAAAAACGAGAGGTTCCACCCCTTGTACCTATGACACGAGAAGAATCTATTCCACTTTCCTATGCGCAGAAACGTCTATGGTTTATTGAACAATTAATGCCAAATAGTGCGATGTACAATATTCATGCAGCGTGTCGCTTAACAGGTAAATGGTCAATTGAAGCATTGGAATCCGGATGGAATCAGTTGTTTGAGCGTCATGAATCATTACGAACGATAATTCTAAAACAAGAGGGTGAACCTTTTCAACAGGTTCAATCTCATGTATTCAGACATATCTCTCAAACGGATCTAACAGATCTCTCTTTAGAAGATAGGGAAAGAGAAATGAAACGGCTCATTCAAAACGAAGCGGAGGAACCATTTCATTTTGGACAAGGTCCTCTAATTCGAGCACGAATATTGAAAGTGGACAGGGAAGAATGGGTTCTCCTTTGTACGATGCATCATATTATTTCAGATGGATGGTCAATGGGAATCTTACTTGAAGAATGGATGGCTTTTTATGAAGGAGCACTAAGCGGAAAACCGGTGGAATTGAAGGAGTTATCTATCCAATATGCAGACTTTGTCATGTGGCAGAAGGAATGGCAAAAAGAAGAGAATTTGGATCAGCACCTTCAATATTGGAAGGAAGAATTATCTGGGGAGCTACCGGTTTTACAATTACCGATGGATCGTCCTCGACCTGCGGTTCAAACCCACCGTGGTGCAAGTCAGTCCTTAACGGTGGCGAATTCCCTACAGGAAAAGCTCAAAGATTTAAGTCTGCAAGAAGGATGCACTTTATTTATGACATTGATGGCAGCGTATCAAAGCTTCCTTTCTCGTTATACAGGACAAGACGACATCTTGGTTGGAAGTCCAATTGCAAATCGAAATGTTAAAGAGATTGAGGGATTAATAGGTTTCTTTGCAAATACGTTGGTTTATCGAGCAGATTTCAGTGAAAATCCGACGTTCCAAGAACTTTTGTCGCAGGTACGAAAAAAAGCACTAAAAGCCTACGAGTATCAGGACATTCCATTTGAGAAAGTGGTGGAATCTGTAAAACCGGAACGGAATACAAGTCATTCACCGATATTTCAAACCATGTTTACTTTACAGAATACGAAACAAGCGTTTCCTCAGCTATCTGAAAGAAACATGGAACTCATGGAAAGTCATGCTTCTGTTGCGAAATTTGATTTGAGTTTATTTGCTTCTGAGACGGAAGAAGGATTATCGCTAACCTTTGAATACAATACTGATTTGTTTAATGATACAACCATTGAACGCATGGCAAGTCATTTTGAACATTGGTTAAATCAAATTGTCTCTCATCCAAAATATTTATTATCTGAACTGAATATGTTATCGAAAGCAGAATATAAGCAATTACTAGAGGAATGGAATGAATCAGGTGTTGTAGATATACAAGAAAGCACGATTCATACATTGTTTGAAGAACAAGTGAAAAAAACACCAGAAGCAATTGCAGTAGTGTGCGAAGATGAAGAACTAACATATCGAGAGTTGGACGAACGCTCGAATCAGCTGGCACATTATTTACAGAAAAATGGTGTTGCATGCGAATCATTGGTTGGGATTTGCGTTACACGTTCATCCGAGATGATTGTCGGCCTCTTAGGAATTATGAAGGCAGGAGGAGCATATGTCCCAATTGATCCAGCGTATCCGGAAAGTCGACTGCAATACATTTTAGAGGATGCTCAAATAAAGGTACTGGTGACACAGGAAAAGTTACAACAAAAAATGGTTATAACTAAATCCGTTGCCGTGATTTGTATTGATCGTGATCGAGAAGAAATAGAACAAGAAGTAACTACAGTGTGTACCAGTGAAGTGACGGGCGATAATTTAGCCTATATTATCTATACTTCAGGTTCCACTGGAAATCCAAAGGGGGTAATGATTGAGCACAGGAATACAGTAACAATGATTCATTGGGCGCATCACACATATTCCCAAAAGGAATTAGCGGGAGTATTAGCTTCAACTTCGCTATCCTTTGATCTATCCGTTTTTGAAGTGTTTGTTCCCTTAACGATGGGTGGTAAGGTGATTGTCGCTGAAAATGCTCTACATCTAGACAAGTTGTCTACCAAGGGTGTGACTTTGGTCAATACTGTGCCATCGGCAGCGAAGGAACTGGTTCGCGCAAAAACAATTCCTTCTTCGGTAAAGGTGATGAATTTGGCTGGAGAACCATTACCATATTCACTCGTTCAAGATTTATACGAGAGAAGTACGATTGAGAAGGTGTACAACCTATATGGACCGTCCGAAGATACTACGTATTCCACATATATGGAATTAGAAAAGGGTGTCATGTATAGGGTACCACCAATTGGTAAACCAGTCTTCAATGCAGAAGTATATGTACTGAGTGCTGAACAAAAAATGGTTCCAATTGGTGTAGTTGGTGAGCTTTACATTGGTGGATCAGGATTAGTACGTGGATACTTAAACCGTCCTGACTTAACGCAAGATTGTTTTATACCGCATCCGTTTAAAGAAGGAGAGCGAGTATACCGGACTGGAGACCTAGTAAGGTATCTGCCAGATGGAAATTTGGAGTATCTTGGCCGAATCGATCATCAGGTAAAAATTCGTGGGTTCCGGATTGAACTAGGAGAAATTGAAGCGACATTGCAAAAGCATACATTAGTTAACGAAGTTCTTGTGATGGTGCGGGAAGATTATCTTGGTGATCCACGTTTGATTGCCTATGTTGTGGGAGATGGGGATGCTCATAAGTGGCGTGATTATCTCAAGGACCAGCTACCAAATTACATGATTCCAGCCTATTTTGTCGGATTGAATGCATTTCCACTCACTCCAAATGGAAAGATTGATAGGAAGGCCTTACCAGTACCAGAGAGACAGGAGATAGTGAGGGGGTATATTGCTCCCCGTACACTTACGGAAAAAACAATCGTTTCAATATGGCATCAAGTTTTAGGTGTAGAAAATATTGGAGTGCAGGATTCGTTTTTTGAAATAGGTGGGCATTCATTACTTGCTACACAAGCTGTTTCCAATCTTAAAGAGGCTTTTGGAATCGAGTTACCATTGCATGATCTATTTACGTTTCATACGGTGCAACAATTGGCAAAACAGATTGATCAATTGTTCTATAACAAAAATCAAGAAATACAGAATGATAGTAAGGAGAATGTAAGTCTTCAAGACTATATTCAAAAAGAAGCAGAAGTGAGTAATGATGAAGAATTACTTGAACTACTTAAGCAATTAGAAGAGCTATCAGAGGAAGAAGCACAAGGAATATTCGAGAGTAATTTAGTTGAGGAAGGGGTAAAAAAATGA